A single region of the Thioalkalivibrio nitratireducens DSM 14787 genome encodes:
- the hflK gene encoding FtsH protease activity modulator HflK, with translation MPWNEPGNNQRDPWSGGPRGGGGGGGQRPPDLEEMMRKLSQQLSGIFGGGGSGGSDGGGGMGRHSKAVASLAVIIAVVVWLASGFYIVSEGDRGIVFRFGAFQKESMPGPHWHLPYPIERVEIENVDNIRTLQNRALMLTADENIIDVDIAVQYRVKDLRDFKFNVRNPDATVQQAMESAIRERVGKHNLDYILGEGRGEIALSARETLQQALDSYGPPGSQGAGIIITATSMQQAQPPEPVQESFADAIRAREDEARFRNEAEAYANGLIPRARGQAARVFEEAEAYRDQVIARAEGDAARFTQLLAEYQVAPSVTRDRLYLEMVEAVFQGSNKVLLDIGSSHNLTLLPLDQLLKGTTPGTAPADAPQPLDTTRGVFSPSVPGGTVNRLGTTRPDPRAREVR, from the coding sequence ATGCCCTGGAACGAACCAGGAAACAATCAGCGCGACCCCTGGAGCGGTGGGCCGCGCGGTGGCGGCGGTGGCGGTGGTCAGCGGCCGCCCGATCTCGAAGAGATGATGCGCAAGCTTTCCCAGCAGCTGAGCGGGATCTTCGGCGGTGGGGGCAGCGGCGGCTCCGACGGTGGCGGCGGCATGGGCCGTCACTCGAAGGCCGTGGCCAGCCTGGCGGTGATCATCGCGGTGGTGGTGTGGCTGGCGTCGGGTTTCTACATCGTCAGCGAAGGCGATCGCGGGATCGTCTTCCGTTTCGGTGCCTTCCAGAAGGAATCGATGCCCGGGCCGCACTGGCACCTGCCGTATCCGATCGAGCGCGTCGAGATCGAGAACGTCGACAACATTCGCACGCTGCAGAACCGCGCGCTGATGCTGACGGCGGACGAGAACATCATCGACGTCGATATCGCGGTGCAGTACCGCGTGAAGGATCTGCGTGACTTCAAGTTCAACGTCCGCAATCCGGATGCCACGGTGCAGCAGGCGATGGAATCCGCGATCCGCGAGCGTGTGGGCAAGCACAACCTCGACTACATCCTGGGCGAGGGCCGTGGCGAGATCGCGTTGAGTGCCCGCGAGACCCTGCAGCAGGCGCTGGACTCCTACGGGCCGCCCGGTTCGCAGGGCGCCGGTATCATCATCACGGCGACGTCGATGCAGCAGGCGCAGCCGCCCGAGCCGGTGCAGGAGTCCTTCGCCGATGCGATCCGCGCGCGCGAGGACGAGGCCCGGTTCCGCAACGAGGCCGAGGCCTACGCGAACGGTCTGATCCCGCGTGCCCGAGGGCAAGCGGCGCGGGTGTTCGAAGAGGCCGAGGCCTACCGCGACCAGGTGATCGCGAGGGCCGAGGGTGATGCCGCGCGCTTCACCCAGTTGCTGGCCGAGTACCAGGTCGCGCCGAGCGTGACCCGCGACCGCCTGTACCTGGAGATGGTCGAGGCGGTGTTCCAGGGATCGAACAAGGTGCTGCTGGACATCGGCTCCAGCCACAACCTGACGCTGCTGCCGCTGGATCAGTTGCTGAAGGGCACCACTCCCGGCACCGCGCCGGCCGACGCTCCGCAGCCGCTGGATACGACGCGCGGTGTGTTCAGCCCCAGCGTGCCGGGCGGCACGGTCAATCGCCTGGGTACGACCCGGCCTGATCCGCGTGCTCGGGAGGTACGCTGA
- a CDS encoding ATP phosphoribosyltransferase regulatory subunit → MDEVNRWLLPDGLEEALPAAARRLEHLRRAILDQFDVWGYDLVMPPMAEYLDSLLIGTGRELDLQTFKLTDQLTGKLMGVRADLTPQVARIDAHRLREPGTTRLCYVGTVLRTRADEWSGSRSPLQAGAELFGHDGLDSDVEIIRLMLATLERSGVREPSIDLGHVDIYRSLARMAGLDPAQEAGFFELLQRKALPEIEQMLAEWRLDAEVARQLRALVDLNGGPEVLTEARSVLAAAPVQVAAALEHLAAVVERLHAARPGLDIHVDLGELRGYSYHTGLVFAAFVPGSGQEIARGGRYNHIGRVFGRARAATGFSTDLKQLIRLVPVPADRAPDHVLAPAEGDAGLEAAIAELRARGVRVRRVLAGESTDTLTEVPRLQKRGEVWTVEES, encoded by the coding sequence ATGGACGAAGTGAACCGGTGGTTGCTGCCGGATGGCCTCGAGGAGGCCCTGCCGGCCGCGGCCCGGCGCCTGGAACATCTGCGCCGTGCCATTCTCGACCAGTTCGATGTCTGGGGCTACGATCTGGTGATGCCGCCGATGGCGGAGTACCTGGACTCCCTGCTGATCGGCACCGGCCGGGAACTGGACCTGCAGACGTTCAAGCTGACCGACCAGCTCACCGGCAAGCTGATGGGCGTGCGCGCGGACCTGACCCCGCAGGTCGCAAGGATCGACGCCCACCGCCTGCGGGAGCCCGGAACGACGCGCTTGTGCTACGTCGGCACGGTGCTGCGCACCCGGGCCGACGAGTGGTCGGGTTCGCGTAGTCCGCTGCAGGCCGGAGCCGAGCTGTTCGGGCACGACGGTCTGGATAGCGATGTCGAGATCATTCGTCTGATGCTGGCCACGCTGGAGCGCTCCGGGGTCCGCGAGCCGAGCATCGATCTCGGTCATGTCGACATCTACCGTTCCCTGGCGCGCATGGCTGGACTCGACCCGGCGCAGGAGGCCGGGTTCTTCGAGTTGCTGCAGCGCAAGGCGCTCCCCGAGATCGAGCAGATGCTGGCCGAATGGCGCCTCGATGCCGAGGTCGCGCGCCAGCTCCGGGCGCTGGTCGATCTGAACGGCGGGCCGGAGGTGCTGACCGAGGCTCGGAGCGTGCTGGCCGCGGCTCCGGTGCAGGTGGCGGCCGCGCTCGAGCACCTTGCCGCCGTGGTCGAACGCTTGCATGCGGCTCGGCCGGGGCTGGACATCCACGTGGATCTCGGCGAACTGCGCGGATACTCCTACCATACCGGGCTGGTGTTCGCCGCGTTCGTGCCGGGTTCCGGGCAGGAGATCGCCCGGGGCGGGCGTTACAATCACATCGGCCGGGTATTCGGCCGCGCGCGGGCGGCTACCGGTTTCAGTACCGATCTCAAGCAGCTGATCCGGCTGGTGCCCGTGCCGGCGGATCGTGCACCCGATCATGTGCTGGCACCGGCGGAGGGGGATGCCGGGCTGGAAGCCGCGATCGCGGAACTGCGCGCCCGGGGGGTCCGGGTGCGCCGTGTGCTTGCGGGTGAATCTACGGATACATTGACCGAGGTCCCGCGCCTGCAGAAGCGCGGCGAGGTCTGGACTGTCGAGGAATCTTAG
- the rlmB gene encoding 23S rRNA (guanosine(2251)-2'-O)-methyltransferase RlmB → MNTPEVVGGLHAVEALLSHGAERVKRIQVAAGAADARVAAVATRARALGISVERVQRERLERAAGGLRHQGVLAWVKPRDRATEVDLADRVAAGATLLLALDGVTDPHNLGACLRSADAAGAAAVIVPRDRSAQLTPAAAKAASGAAETVPVVAVANLARTLRQLRDQGFWVVGLAGDTGGTLYDLDLTVPTVLVLGAEGEGLRRLTREHCDHLAAIPMLGTVGSLNVSVATGIALFEAVRQRQAAIRRGRAQ, encoded by the coding sequence GTGAACACGCCCGAGGTGGTCGGGGGGCTGCATGCGGTGGAGGCGCTGCTGAGCCACGGGGCCGAGCGGGTCAAGCGGATACAGGTGGCGGCAGGCGCCGCTGATGCCCGGGTCGCGGCGGTCGCGACCCGTGCCCGGGCGCTCGGTATCAGCGTGGAGCGGGTCCAGCGCGAGCGGCTCGAGCGCGCCGCCGGCGGGCTGAGGCACCAGGGGGTATTGGCCTGGGTGAAGCCGCGCGACCGCGCGACCGAGGTCGACCTGGCAGATCGGGTCGCGGCGGGGGCTACCCTGCTGCTGGCGCTCGACGGGGTGACCGATCCGCACAACCTGGGTGCCTGCCTGCGCAGTGCCGACGCCGCCGGCGCCGCGGCGGTCATCGTACCGCGCGACCGCAGTGCCCAGTTGACCCCGGCGGCCGCGAAGGCCGCGTCCGGCGCCGCCGAGACCGTGCCGGTGGTGGCGGTCGCGAATCTTGCCCGTACCCTGCGCCAGCTCCGGGACCAGGGCTTCTGGGTGGTCGGTCTGGCCGGCGATACCGGCGGCACGCTGTATGACCTGGACCTGACGGTTCCCACGGTGCTGGTGCTCGGCGCCGAGGGCGAGGGGCTGCGGCGCCTGACCCGCGAGCACTGCGATCATCTCGCGGCAATCCCGATGCTGGGCACCGTCGGCAGCCTCAATGTCTCGGTCGCCACCGGCATCGCGCTGTTCGAAGCCGTGCGGCAGCGCCAGGCCGCCATCCGGCGCGGGAGAGCGCAGTAG
- the hflC gene encoding protease modulator HflC → MFRIAAIAAVVAVIVVALSTYTVDERERVILFSLGEVRKLDLEPGLHFKFPLINNVRTFEKRIMTLNIPPDRFLTSEAKNVIVDFYAKWQIHDTGQFYRATRGDERNAEERLAQILRDGMRNEFARYELAEVVSGERTTIMGAVRDVARGTARELGVNLVDVRIRRIDLPDEVSESVYDRMRAERQRVAQDFRARGQEEAERIRSRADRDRTVILANAYRESEEIRGAGDARATEILGEAFGADEDFFRFYRSLLAYRSSLTGDRNTFVLEPSSEFFRYFQDPLGSRDRAPLQP, encoded by the coding sequence ATGTTTCGCATAGCAGCAATAGCCGCGGTCGTCGCGGTGATCGTAGTCGCCTTGTCCACCTACACCGTAGACGAGCGCGAGCGGGTTATCCTGTTCTCGCTGGGTGAGGTGCGCAAGCTCGACCTGGAGCCGGGGCTGCACTTCAAGTTCCCGCTGATCAACAACGTGCGCACCTTCGAGAAGCGCATCATGACGCTGAATATCCCGCCCGACCGGTTCCTGACCAGCGAGGCGAAGAACGTCATCGTCGACTTCTACGCCAAGTGGCAGATTCACGACACCGGCCAGTTCTACCGGGCCACGCGCGGCGACGAGCGCAACGCCGAGGAACGGCTGGCGCAGATCCTGCGTGACGGGATGCGCAACGAGTTCGCGCGTTACGAGCTGGCCGAGGTGGTCTCCGGTGAGCGCACGACGATCATGGGCGCGGTGCGTGACGTGGCCCGGGGAACCGCGCGCGAACTCGGCGTGAACCTGGTCGACGTCCGCATTCGGCGCATCGACCTCCCGGACGAGGTTTCGGAATCGGTGTATGATCGCATGCGCGCCGAGCGGCAACGCGTGGCCCAGGACTTCCGGGCACGTGGTCAGGAGGAAGCCGAGCGCATCCGGTCCCGGGCCGACCGCGACCGGACGGTCATCCTGGCGAATGCCTATCGGGAGTCCGAAGAGATCCGGGGTGCCGGCGATGCGCGGGCTACGGAAATCCTGGGCGAGGCGTTCGGAGCGGACGAGGACTTCTTCCGGTTCTACCGGAGCCTGCTCGCTTACCGCAGTTCGCTGACCGGCGATCGCAACACCTTCGTGCTGGAACCGTCGTCGGAGTTCTTCCGCTATTTCCAGGATCCCCTGGGATCGCGGGATCGCGCGCCGCTGCAGCCCTGA
- a CDS encoding NAD-dependent malic enzyme, translating to MPQQTTGGVLPGPLPEWFPRGLALLRDPALNKGSAFTEREREVLGLRGLLPPHVSTLEQQVDRVLENFRRLDSPLERYIMLESLHDRNEALFFRVIMEHPDETMPVIYTPTVGVACQQYGHIYRSPRGLYISGKDRGRVAEIMRNWPYRDARIIVVTDGERILGLGDLGASGMGIPTGKLALYTACAGVHPRRCLPVMLDVGTNNESLLEDPLYLGLRQRRLTGPAYDDLMAEFIAASQEVFPGIVVQFEDFANHNAFRLLRAYRERICCFNDDIQGTASVTLAGILSALRVTGRPLREQTFLFLGAGEAATGIADLLTQAMVADGLDAVAARGRCWMVDSKGLVVGERTDLIEHKRPYAHPHAQVTGFVEAVRTLEPTAIIGVGAAAQAFNREVITAMAEINERPIVFALSNPTSKAECTAEQAYAWSEGRALFASGSPFDPVEVGGRRFVARQGNNSYIFPGVGLGLVAVQALRVTDSMFSVAAQALADAVGEDDLAQGSLFPALSRVREVSADIAAAVAGIAFSEGLAGIDRPADLRAFMQEQMYQPRYASYVD from the coding sequence ATGCCGCAGCAGACGACCGGCGGGGTACTGCCGGGACCGCTTCCCGAATGGTTTCCCCGAGGCCTGGCGCTGCTGCGCGACCCGGCGCTGAACAAGGGCTCTGCGTTTACCGAGCGGGAACGCGAGGTGCTGGGCCTGCGTGGCCTGCTGCCTCCGCACGTGTCCACCCTGGAGCAACAGGTCGACCGGGTGCTCGAGAATTTCCGGCGGCTCGATTCCCCGCTCGAGCGCTACATCATGCTCGAGAGCCTGCATGACCGGAACGAGGCGCTGTTCTTCCGAGTGATCATGGAGCATCCGGACGAAACCATGCCGGTGATCTACACGCCGACCGTTGGGGTTGCCTGTCAGCAGTACGGACACATCTACCGCAGCCCGCGCGGCCTGTACATCTCCGGCAAGGACCGGGGCCGGGTGGCGGAGATCATGCGCAACTGGCCCTACCGCGATGCCCGCATCATCGTGGTCACCGACGGCGAACGCATTCTCGGGCTGGGCGACCTCGGGGCCAGCGGCATGGGGATTCCGACCGGGAAGCTGGCCCTGTATACCGCCTGCGCCGGGGTACACCCCCGCCGTTGCCTGCCGGTGATGCTCGATGTCGGCACCAACAACGAGTCGCTGCTCGAGGACCCGCTCTATCTCGGACTGCGGCAGCGCCGGCTTACCGGCCCGGCCTACGACGATCTGATGGCCGAGTTCATCGCGGCCAGCCAAGAGGTGTTTCCGGGCATCGTCGTGCAGTTCGAGGACTTCGCGAACCACAATGCTTTCCGCCTGCTGCGTGCCTACCGCGAGCGCATCTGCTGCTTCAACGACGACATCCAGGGCACGGCGTCGGTCACGCTGGCGGGAATCCTTTCGGCGCTGCGGGTGACCGGCCGGCCGCTCCGCGAGCAGACTTTCCTGTTCCTGGGTGCCGGCGAGGCGGCCACGGGAATCGCCGACCTGCTGACCCAGGCGATGGTCGCCGACGGGCTCGACGCGGTCGCGGCGCGCGGGCGCTGCTGGATGGTCGACTCGAAAGGCCTGGTCGTCGGCGAGCGCACGGACCTGATCGAGCACAAGCGCCCGTACGCGCACCCCCACGCGCAGGTCACCGGTTTTGTCGAGGCGGTGCGGACGCTCGAACCCACCGCGATCATCGGCGTGGGCGCCGCCGCACAGGCGTTCAACCGCGAGGTGATCACCGCGATGGCCGAGATCAACGAACGCCCGATCGTGTTCGCGCTGTCCAACCCGACGTCGAAAGCCGAATGCACTGCTGAACAGGCGTACGCCTGGTCCGAAGGCCGCGCGCTGTTCGCCTCCGGCAGCCCGTTCGACCCGGTCGAGGTGGGCGGCCGCCGCTTCGTGGCACGCCAGGGGAACAACTCCTATATTTTTCCCGGCGTCGGCCTGGGGCTGGTCGCGGTGCAGGCGCTGCGGGTCACCGATTCGATGTTCTCGGTCGCGGCCCAAGCCCTTGCCGATGCGGTCGGCGAAGACGATCTCGCACAGGGCAGCCTGTTTCCAGCGTTGTCGCGGGTGCGCGAGGTCTCGGCGGACATCGCCGCCGCGGTGGCCGGGATCGCGTTCTCCGAGGGGCTGGCCGGGATCGACCGCCCGGCGGATTTGCGTGCGTTCATGCAGGAACAGATGTACCAACCGCGGTACGCCAGCTACGTGGACTGA
- the rnr gene encoding ribonuclease R: protein MPKKRSQQPQVDPYFEREAQKYDNPIASRELILEQLVEAGNPLGFDEIAARLGIDGEEQTEALRRRLRAMERDGQVLCNRRGSYLPVSQADLIRGRVIGHPDGFGFLVPDDQTGDLFLSPRQMRGVLHGDRVLGRVMGVDHRGRREGGIIEILERGSEQIVGRIRVEDGVGVVTPDNKRITHDILIPPDGLGAAGDDQIVVVRIRPQASRKARLRGEVIEVLGEHMAPGMEIDIAIRAHGLPFQWPDEVTAAADRFGAQVPATAKRGRLDLRKKPLVTIDGEDARDFDDALFCEATETGWRLWVAIADVSHYVEKDSALDQEARTRGTSVYFPNQVIPMLPEVLSNGLCSLNPDVDRLCMVCEMEIGKRGAIRGFRFHEGVMRSHARLTYTQVAAMLVDGDEALRERYASVVPHLERLHAAFRALNGARNRRGAIDFDSTETRIEFGPERKIERIVPVERTDAHRLVEECMIAANVSAAKFLKKHKVPALYRLHDRPPPEKIDALRDFLSGVGLTLEGGDEPTPAHYSAVLRAAADRPDWQLIQTVLLRSLSQANYGPSLSGHFGLALADYAHFTSPIRRYPDLLVHRGIRHVLRDGKARGFAYSHSDMEHLGEHCSMTERRADDATRDAVAWLKAEYMQDKVGDVFDGVVSGVTGFGLFVEIVDVFIDGLVHVTSLDNDYYHFDPVRHRLTGERSGRTFRIGDRLRVQVIRVSLDDRKIDLRLMDEERPARPENKRSAGRAQPGAEATAPEAPAAEEKPSRRRGRRRDPAGGAAVPAGEAPARAAGDRDADAEALETDAQTGGETARATRRKRKPAAAPAPDTRERRDEGAAAPGRKKRPGGRRPSAPERKGRPETARPAPVEAGAPAEAASDAEAERPTGRPRPRRRRRSVQPAGEVALLIQPSRKAGSQTDDRPSDPAGGDGGEARASDPPAQSARRGSRRKRQDDS from the coding sequence ATGCCGAAGAAACGCAGTCAGCAGCCGCAGGTCGATCCGTATTTCGAGCGCGAGGCGCAGAAGTACGACAATCCGATCGCGAGCCGCGAGTTGATCCTGGAACAGCTGGTCGAGGCGGGTAATCCGCTGGGTTTCGACGAGATCGCGGCGCGTCTCGGGATCGACGGCGAGGAGCAGACGGAGGCCCTGCGCCGGCGTCTGCGTGCGATGGAGCGCGATGGCCAAGTGCTCTGCAACCGCCGCGGCTCCTACCTGCCGGTGAGTCAGGCCGACCTGATTCGCGGTCGGGTGATCGGCCATCCCGACGGTTTCGGCTTCCTGGTGCCCGACGATCAGACCGGCGACCTGTTCCTGTCGCCCCGGCAGATGCGCGGAGTGTTGCACGGGGACCGGGTGCTCGGCCGCGTGATGGGTGTCGATCACCGCGGGCGTCGCGAGGGTGGAATCATCGAGATACTCGAACGCGGATCCGAGCAGATCGTCGGGCGCATCCGGGTCGAGGACGGCGTGGGCGTGGTGACGCCGGACAACAAGCGCATCACCCACGACATTCTGATTCCCCCGGACGGGCTCGGCGCAGCCGGCGACGACCAGATCGTCGTCGTCCGGATCCGGCCGCAGGCGTCGCGCAAGGCTCGCCTGCGCGGCGAGGTGATCGAGGTGCTGGGCGAACACATGGCGCCGGGTATGGAGATCGACATCGCGATCCGCGCCCACGGCCTGCCGTTCCAGTGGCCCGACGAGGTGACCGCGGCCGCCGATCGCTTCGGCGCGCAGGTTCCGGCGACCGCCAAGCGCGGGCGCCTGGATCTACGCAAGAAGCCGCTGGTGACCATCGATGGCGAGGACGCGCGCGACTTCGACGATGCGCTGTTCTGCGAGGCGACGGAGACCGGATGGCGCCTGTGGGTCGCGATCGCCGACGTCTCCCATTACGTTGAGAAGGACAGTGCGTTGGACCAGGAAGCACGTACCCGGGGCACCTCGGTGTATTTCCCGAACCAGGTGATCCCGATGCTTCCCGAGGTGCTGTCCAACGGCCTGTGCTCGCTGAATCCGGACGTCGATCGCCTGTGCATGGTATGCGAAATGGAAATCGGCAAGCGCGGTGCCATTCGGGGCTTCCGTTTCCACGAGGGCGTGATGCGCTCGCACGCGCGGCTGACCTACACCCAGGTTGCGGCGATGCTGGTCGATGGCGACGAGGCGTTGCGGGAACGGTACGCGTCGGTGGTTCCGCACCTCGAACGCCTGCACGCGGCGTTCCGTGCGCTGAACGGTGCACGTAACCGGCGTGGCGCGATCGACTTCGATTCCACCGAGACTCGGATCGAGTTCGGCCCCGAGCGCAAGATCGAGCGCATCGTGCCGGTCGAGCGAACCGATGCGCACCGCCTGGTCGAGGAATGCATGATCGCGGCGAACGTGTCGGCCGCGAAGTTCCTGAAAAAGCACAAGGTCCCGGCACTGTACCGGCTGCACGACCGACCGCCGCCGGAGAAGATCGACGCGCTGCGCGACTTTCTGTCCGGCGTCGGGCTGACGCTGGAAGGCGGCGATGAACCGACGCCGGCGCACTACTCGGCGGTGCTGCGGGCCGCTGCCGACCGGCCGGACTGGCAGCTGATCCAGACCGTGCTTCTGCGTTCGCTCAGCCAGGCGAACTATGGGCCGAGTCTGAGCGGCCACTTCGGCCTGGCGCTGGCCGACTATGCCCACTTCACGTCGCCGATCCGGCGGTACCCCGACCTGCTGGTGCATCGCGGCATCCGCCATGTGCTGCGCGATGGCAAGGCCAGGGGCTTCGCGTATTCGCATTCGGACATGGAGCACCTGGGCGAGCATTGTTCGATGACCGAGCGCCGCGCCGACGACGCAACCCGCGACGCGGTCGCATGGCTGAAGGCCGAATACATGCAGGACAAGGTCGGCGATGTCTTCGACGGCGTGGTGTCCGGGGTCACTGGGTTCGGGCTCTTCGTCGAGATCGTCGACGTGTTCATCGATGGTCTGGTGCACGTGACCAGCCTCGACAACGATTACTATCACTTCGATCCGGTTCGCCACCGGCTCACCGGGGAACGCAGCGGCCGCACCTTCCGGATCGGCGACCGGCTGCGGGTGCAGGTGATCCGTGTCAGCCTGGACGATCGCAAGATCGACCTGCGTCTGATGGACGAGGAGCGGCCTGCGCGTCCCGAGAATAAGAGAAGCGCCGGCCGCGCACAGCCGGGCGCGGAGGCCACCGCACCGGAGGCCCCGGCTGCGGAGGAAAAACCGTCCCGCCGCCGCGGTCGCCGCCGGGATCCCGCCGGGGGCGCGGCGGTGCCGGCCGGGGAAGCACCGGCGCGCGCGGCCGGAGATCGAGACGCCGATGCCGAGGCGCTGGAGACGGACGCCCAAACCGGAGGAGAGACCGCAAGGGCGACCCGCAGGAAGCGCAAACCAGCGGCCGCGCCGGCGCCGGACACCCGAGAGCGGCGGGACGAAGGCGCTGCAGCCCCGGGCAGGAAGAAGCGTCCCGGTGGTCGACGGCCCAGTGCGCCGGAGCGCAAAGGCCGCCCGGAAACGGCGCGGCCTGCACCGGTGGAGGCCGGGGCGCCGGCAGAGGCCGCGTCCGACGCCGAAGCCGAGCGCCCGACCGGGCGGCCGCGCCCCCGCCGGCGCCGGCGCAGCGTGCAGCCTGCCGGTGAGGTCGCGCTCTTGATCCAGCCTTCCCGCAAGGCCGGCAGCCAGACGGACGACAGGCCTTCCGATCCGGCCGGCGGCGACGGTGGCGAGGCCAGGGCCAGTGACCCGCCGGCCCAATCCGCCCGGCGGGGCTCGAGGCGCAAGCGGCAGGACGATTCGTGA
- a CDS encoding DUF2065 domain-containing protein: MWSDLAAALALLLVLEGLLPFLVPRRYREYLLEIARLPEGTLRLFGLISMLLGLALLAWVRG, translated from the coding sequence ATGTGGTCGGACCTGGCAGCAGCGCTCGCGCTGCTGCTTGTTCTTGAGGGGCTGCTGCCGTTTCTGGTACCGCGCCGGTACCGGGAGTACTTGCTCGAGATCGCCCGTCTGCCGGAGGGAACGCTCAGGCTGTTCGGGCTGATCTCCATGCTGCTCGGTCTTGCGTTGCTGGCCTGGGTGCGCGGCTGA
- a CDS encoding adenylosuccinate synthase, with amino-acid sequence MGRFVVVLGSQWGDEGKGKIVDLLTENAAAVVRFQGGHNAGHTLVIGGHKTVLHLIPSGILRSRVECMVGNGVVLSPSALLDEIEMLEARGVPVAERLRLSESCQLILPHHVALDHAREKARGKAAIGTTGRGIGPAYEDKVARRGLRLSDLFHRERFAAKLGEVLDYHNFALKHYFHADTIDFQSVLDESLAQAERLAPLVTDVAGRLHTLRAEGKDVMFEGAQGALLDIDHGTYPFVTSSNTTAGGASTGSGVGPRHLDYILGITKAYTTRVGAGPFPTELFDSMGEHLATRGNEFGSTTGRPRRCGWFDAVALRRAVEINSISGLCITKLDVLDGLENLQICIGYRCNGEVMEIPPAGAEAYSACEPIYEEMPGWQESTLGIRQYDDLPANAQRYLERLSSVVGVPIDMISTGPDRDETIVLRDPFAV; translated from the coding sequence ATGGGACGTTTCGTTGTGGTTCTGGGCAGTCAGTGGGGCGACGAGGGCAAGGGGAAGATCGTCGACCTGCTGACCGAGAATGCCGCTGCGGTCGTGCGCTTCCAGGGGGGGCACAACGCTGGACACACGCTGGTGATCGGGGGGCACAAGACCGTGCTGCATTTGATCCCTTCTGGCATCCTGCGTTCCCGGGTCGAATGCATGGTCGGCAACGGGGTCGTGCTGTCACCGTCCGCGCTGCTCGATGAAATCGAGATGCTCGAGGCACGCGGGGTTCCGGTGGCCGAACGGCTCCGGCTGTCCGAGTCCTGCCAGTTGATCTTGCCGCACCACGTGGCACTGGACCATGCCCGCGAGAAAGCGCGTGGCAAGGCCGCAATCGGCACGACCGGCCGGGGGATCGGTCCCGCGTATGAAGACAAAGTGGCCCGCCGCGGGCTGCGGCTGAGCGACCTGTTTCATCGCGAGCGCTTCGCGGCCAAGCTGGGCGAAGTGCTCGACTACCACAACTTCGCGCTGAAGCACTACTTCCACGCCGATACTATCGATTTCCAGTCGGTGCTGGACGAGAGCCTCGCGCAGGCGGAGCGGCTCGCGCCGCTGGTGACCGACGTCGCCGGGCGGTTGCATACGCTGCGCGCCGAGGGCAAGGATGTGATGTTCGAGGGGGCGCAGGGCGCCCTGCTCGACATCGACCACGGAACCTACCCGTTCGTGACCTCCTCGAACACCACCGCCGGTGGGGCATCGACCGGGTCCGGCGTGGGTCCGCGGCACCTCGATTACATCCTCGGGATCACCAAGGCCTACACGACGCGGGTCGGGGCGGGACCGTTCCCGACCGAGCTGTTCGACAGCATGGGCGAGCATCTGGCCACGCGCGGGAACGAGTTCGGATCCACCACCGGCCGCCCGCGCCGCTGTGGCTGGTTCGACGCGGTGGCGCTGCGCAGGGCGGTCGAGATCAACAGTATCAGCGGGCTGTGCATCACCAAGCTGGACGTGCTCGACGGCCTGGAGAACCTGCAGATCTGCATCGGCTACCGTTGCAATGGCGAGGTCATGGAGATTCCTCCGGCAGGGGCCGAGGCCTACTCGGCGTGCGAGCCGATCTACGAGGAGATGCCAGGTTGGCAGGAGTCGACTCTCGGGATCCGGCAGTACGATGATCTTCCGGCCAACGCGCAACGTTACCTGGAACGGCTGAGCAGCGTGGTCGGTGTGCCGATCGACATGATCTCCACCGGGCCGGACCGCGACGAGACCATCGTGCTGCGTGACCCGTTTGCGGTCTGA